The Pungitius pungitius chromosome 10, fPunPun2.1, whole genome shotgun sequence DNA window CGATTAATCGCGATTAATGTATTTCATAATATGCGATCAATACGttacttttttaaaatccattgaCAGCCCTGAAATTAAATGTAGGTGAGGTGCAGACAATGGCACAAGAGTGAATATCAAGAGTTACTCAAAATCCCTGGACTCTGCCCTTAAACGGTATGACCTTAAAAAGCATTAACTTGTTTAGGGGATGGTGGCATGGAGTAATGTGTTGTGCTGAGATCCACAAGGTTGACAAttcaaatcctggctgctccatgtactaaagtgtccctgagcaaaacCGTGGGTTAAATTGCAatttaatgacatgtaatgcaatttACTCCATGATGATATATTATACCAATGTTGTTATATGGAGGTTACAACAGAAATGACAACAGTGTTGTATCACAACAACAGTTTTTTTCTATAGTCTTTCATCTatttaaatcaatataaaaaGTAGGAAATACATTTAAGAAACATAAATTGCTGCACATGTACCCAATTCATATCAAATCTGCAACAGGGAGAAATATTTTGTCAAAAGggttttattattttgcctTATTCTGAAATATTGTACACAGATGTTTTTACATGTCGGTGATGCGCCTCATGCTCATGAACCTGGTGCCGCTCATGCCCATGTCCTTGAAGCTCCTGTACTCTCCGGGCCTCAGGTACATCATCTTGCCTCTGAACTGGGGCTGCTCGTACATCAGCCAGTGGCCGTCCATCACGTGGCAGGACTGGCACTCGTTCATGCGGTAACGGTCCATGATGTTGTCACAGTCCTCCATCATCTCGTGGCTCTGACCGACAAAGTTCTCCCTCTCGTAGATCTTCATCCTGTACTGTCCCCTGTGCTGTTTTGCATAGAGTGAATGAAGTCAGATTAATATCAGGATCTGCGGCGGTTGTCAGAGTCATAGTATGATGGATGCCGTTTTAAACCTACCATGGGGATCATACGGCAAGACCTGATGCAGTCCCTCATGCCCATCATGCTCATGTAGTCGGAGTACTCTCCCCTCCTCATGAAGTACTGGTTTCCCATGTAGTTGGGGCGGTcgtagaccatgaagcagccgctctccaccctgcaggagTGACACCTGTTCAGGTAGGAGGACATGTCGGAGCAGTCGCTCATGCACTCATAGGAGCGACCCTGGAAGTTCTTCTCCTCGTAAAAGATGatctaaaaaaggaaaacaaagtgagaacatttattttatttaaataaattggTATAGTTGATGATTAATCACAGATAAATGTTGAGGTGAATGTCCTTACCTTGCCCATGGTCATGGTTGCGGTGTTGGTAGTTCAGGGAACTGTGTGACTGATAACTGATGTCCGTCCTTTTTTAACGGTTACTTTTATACCCGACCAAACCCACAGAGTTTGTGGCCTCTATTGTGTAAACCCCTGACCAAGCAACATGGTATAGAGGCCTAAAGAGTGCTCACGGGCATTTGTCACATTTCCATGTGACTGGACCCCCTAGAAGACTTTAGAATGGATCTTTTTCAATAGAGCCGTCAATACAATGAGAATCTTTGTCGttacaataaagaaaaaacaacaatagtCCCACAACGTTTGCCCTCTCAACAATGCCCTCTGCAAGTCACCACAATAATCTGACAAGCCAGTCTACAAAGCACAGATGAAGTTGTGTTAATTCATCGAGCCCTGTACTAGATAGAACTATATCTAATTATTtctctttattattatatagtCATCCATTATTCTCTTACAGCAGCTGTCACTGATTTGTGTCAACAAGAAGAGTCAGAGTTAACATTAATAAACTCTGGTATCTGATAATACCAAAGGGTGTAACCGTTTCAATGCTTAGTGCCTCTCATCGTGCAGGTGTATAGACACCACGTCATCTACGCAACTGTTTTACTAAAATGTTTATGGTGTGTGGGACACTGAGTGTATCTAGATTTTCAAATAGATTTGGTTCAGCTCAGAAACATATCATCTTCAtcttacattttattaaagcatCAATAACtatgaagatgaataaaagtAAATAACAAGCATAGTGTTCTTTaaggcagtgattctcaactggtgggaaaataaaaataaaatttagaataaaaaaaaaaaatcacaaaaaaaatcctcttgtgattttattttgaagggacttttttaatgcagtggaATGTCATGGCTCGTCCTTCCATGTTTTCAGctgcgtgtgccaggttgggtcaaaccattctgatatgggggagacattgagtTTTTAGGATAATTCAACATCCTAAGTGTAAAATAtcaaattcagcttatgaacttgattttgaataaattagagaagttgagaatgttcctcgatttgggtcgcggcttgtcattaaggggagATGGTGgttcccggagccagaccagttgagaaccactgctctaaggTGTTATCAATGCAAATAATACAGAGAAATACATACTGAATGGATATCCATAGACTGGGTGATTATGCACAGGACCTGCATGCATTCCGCTGCGACGCATTTCAAAAGCTAATTCCCTAAAAGCTGAAACAAAAGGATCCACAGTTGGAGACATTGAGCCAATGGAGCGCTTCTGTATTTGTGTTGCCCAATACAGCTACTTTGCTTTTCTCCTCGGATCATTTATTGGGAACATTTTTTGTAATACCTCAGGTTTGGTTTGTCCTAATATATTATTGTttgaaacacaaagcaaatgtaattgaaaaagacacaaagcgaTGCGAtatcagttttattttgttggagGTAATTGTCACACAacatatttcatacattttgcaAGTCAAATAAAAATCCCCAAATCGAATAAACATTGTTAGGAGGAGG harbors:
- the LOC119228762 gene encoding gamma-crystallin M2-like → MTMGKIIFYEEKNFQGRSYECMSDCSDMSSYLNRCHSCRVESGCFMVYDRPNYMGNQYFMRRGEYSDYMSMMGMRDCIRSCRMIPMHRGQYRMKIYERENFVGQSHEMMEDCDNIMDRYRMNECQSCHVMDGHWLMYEQPQFRGKMMYLRPGEYRSFKDMGMSGTRFMSMRRITDM